In one Oryza glaberrima chromosome 2, OglaRS2, whole genome shotgun sequence genomic region, the following are encoded:
- the LOC127762836 gene encoding GPI ethanolamine phosphate transferase 2 isoform X2: MVESMPYTQSLLAGCKATGYHAKAAPPTVTMPRLKAMVSGAIGGFLDVAFNFNTQAFLDDNLLDQLHMIGYKLVMLGDETWIKLFPKLFWRQDGVSSFYVKDTVEVDFNVSRHLESEFAAKDWNMLILHYLGIDHVGHIGGRQSVLMPQKLKEMDDVIRRVHNAVSGLEDNLDRTLLVVVSDHGMTEGGNHGGSSYEETDSLALFIGHSVQSSYCSPYDQNEALQVDLAPTLSLLFGTPIPKNNIGVVLPEVFNSLTDQQKLRTLELNSLQFLRLLQAQLPAFCFEDCINAKYGLGIDKIPQSVEKKLCHLLSKAFDSHHPSHLHQTSNVKSIEAGCNRTAVNAYYEFLRYASEWLSHRATNKPFYLLVSAISLMIVSCLSLMGIVSCLLKGKSLSQFEHHSEWNSDYHWHLDEVFIIMGIFLYVSSLGSSSFVEEEQYTWHYLTSTLYLIFLIKTTQSMLRESDSAVARAEGKIFHGNDCSYFTSCKLIPSMRDGYRLCTIIIILVSGRILRAWHQGGVNWIHFPDISKSLAQADSFVVKALQIISVLAVVVLYSVSLLLLRPRKLNILLVWLSHFFCGILVVLHIWQSQINTSLPTKHSTTSIAQIFYVIASISLTFTFVASPWIFPIHSMEAEPTSSGSSPKTAIHLQGINHSMFLIGITYAAFWCLLQLLLQQPINAIPLLLIFLQIISSIMHFSLDKSLHKKWVQIVAMQLLGLSGHFGLGNTNNLASIDVAGAFIGISSYSTVLSGILMFMITYGSPLLLYLGMVFYISVISSDDISTPHQSKWSCILDKMITLPCLLPLLINSIALTSYTIVLLLMRNHLFVWSVFSPKYLYVCAATVCTCAGVFIIAVTAVYTCTVFSFRMRNYKDKSV; this comes from the exons ATGGTGGAATCCATGCCCTACACCCAATCTCTGTTAGCTGGTTGCAAAGCAACAGGTTATCATGCGAAAGCTGCACCTCCAACCGTCACGATGCCACGGCTAAAA GCAATGGTATCTGGGGCAATTGGAGGTTTTCTAGATGTAGCATTTAACTTCAATACTCAAGCCTTCTTGGATGACAATCTTCTTG ATCAGCTCCACATGATTGGTTATAAGTTAGTGATGCTGGGAGATGAGACATGGATCAAATTGTTCCCAAAATTATTCTGGAGACAAGATGGAGTGAGCAGTTTTTAT GTGAAAGATACGGTTGAGGTTGATTTTAATGTTTCTCGTCATCTGGAATCTGAGTTTGCTGCCAAAGACTGGAACATGTTG ATTCTCCACTATTTGGGCATAGATCATGTTGGCCACATTGGTGGCCGTCAGAG tGTTTTGATGCCCCAAAAGCTGAAGGAGATGGATGATGTGATTAGAAGAGTGCACAATGCCGTATCAGGCCTTGAAGATAATTTGGACAGAACACTTTTG GTTGTGGTTAGTGATCATGGCATGACTGAAGGTGGTAATCATGGAGGATCCTCTTATGAAGAAACTGACTCCCTTGCCCTTTTTATAGGACACAGTGTTCAGAGTTCATATTGTTCACCTTATGACCAGAATGAAGCACTTCAG GTGGACCTTGCGCCAACATTATCTCTCCTCTTTGGGACACCAATTCCGAAGAACAATATAGGTGTTGTGCTTCCAGAGGTTTTTAATTCTTTGACAG ATCAGCAAAAACTGCGGACCTTAGAGCTGAACTCATTGCAATTCTTAAGATTGTTGCAAGCACAGTTACCTGCTTTCTGCTTTGAGGATTGCATTAATGCAAAGTATGGTCTAGGAATTGATAAAATTCCTCAATCTGTTGAGAAGAAGTTGTGTCATTTGCTTTCTAAAGCTTTTGATTCCCACCATCCTTCACACCTTCATCAAACATCTAATGTCAA GTCCATTGAAGCTGGGTGCAACAGGACTGCTGTCAACGCCTACTATGAATTCTTAAGATATGCGAGTGAGTGGTTGTCTCACAGAGCGACCAAT AAACCATTCTATTTACTTGTCTCTGCGATCtcattgatgattgtttcatgCCTTTCTCTCATGGGGATTGTCTCTTGCCTACTTAAGGGAAAGTCTCTGAGTCAGTTTGAACATCATTCTGAGTGGAATTCAGATTACCATTGGCACCTTGATGAAGTGTTCATTATCATGGGGATTTTTCTTTATGTCAGCAGTCTTGGATCAAGCTCTTTTGTGGAAGAAGAACAGTATACATGGCACTATCTCACTTCTACTCTGTATTTAATATTTCTCATCAAGACGACACAATCAATGCTGAGAGAATCAGATTCAGCGGTAGCACGAGCAGAAGGCAAGATTTTTCATGGAAATGACTGCTCTTATTTTACTAGCTGTAAATTAATCCCCAGTATGCGAGACGGTTACAGGTTGTGCACTATCATTATCATTCTTGTTTCTGGGAGAATTCTAAGAGCTTGGCATCAAGGTGGGGTTAACTGGATTCACTTTCCTGACATTTCAAAGTCACTGGCCCAAGCTGATTCATTTGTTGTAAAGGCTCTTCAAATTATCTCCGTTCTTGCAGTTGTGGTACTGTATTCAGTTTCACTCCTGTTACTGAGACCAAGGAAGCTGAATATTCTGCTCGTATGGTTGAGTCACTTTTTTTGTGGAATTTTGGTTGTACTCCATATCTGGCAAAGCCAGATCAATACTTCACTACCAACCAAACATAGCACAACATCAATAGCTCAGATATTTTATGTCATCGCAAGTATTTCATTAACATTCACTTTTGTTGCATCACCTTGGATATTTCCAATACATTCTATGGAAGCAGAACCAACATCCTCTGGCTCGAGTCCTAAAACGGCAATACATCTGCAAGGCATAAATCATTCTATGTTCCTGATTGGAATAACATACGCGGCTTTCTGGTGCCTTCTGCAATTGCTTCTGCAGCAGCCCATAAATGCAATACCTCTTCTGCTCATTTTCTTGCAAATAATCTCTAGTATAATGCATTTTTCTCTGGATAAATCATTGCATAAGAAATGGGTACAG ATTGTCGCGATGCAATTATTGGGGTTGTCTGGTCATTTTGGTCTTGGAAACACCAATAACCTTGCCAGCATTGATGTTGCTGGAGCTTTCATT GGCATTTCAAGTTACTCCACAGTTCTTTCTGGCATATTGATGTTCATGATTACATATGGATCACCTCTGCTGTTGTACCTTGGGATGGTTTTTTATATATCAGTGATAAGCAGTGATGATATCTCTACTCCACATCAATCGAAATGGAGCTGCATTTTGGACAAAATGATCACGTTGCCCTGTTTGCTTCCTTTGCTCATTAATTCTATTGCCTTGACATCGTACACCATTGTTTTGCTGCTCATGAGGAACCACTTGTTTGTTTGGAGCGTATTTTCACCGAA GTACCTTTATGTTTGTGCAGCGACAGTATGCACTTGCGCTGGAGTGTTCATTATAGCCGTGACAGCAGTTTACACTTGCACTGTTTTTTCCTTCAGGATGAGAAACTACAAGGATAAATCCgtataa